CATGTAATCTTAAAGAGATTTTATCCTTTCGAAAAAATTGCAATACTGACTACCAATTCACAGAATAAAAGAAAgcttttgggaggtcacagggaCCTCTTCCGATCTCCTATCGGGGCATCCTTGATTGTGCAATGCATCGGAAAGGAGAGAATACTTTTTTGGGTGTTCCTGAACAAAAGTAAGTTTATGTCGTGGCTCGTTATATCTTTTGactgccttaaaaaaaaaaaaaaaaaaaaaaaaaaaaaaaaaaaaaaaaaaacaacaaaaccgttgagtttttatgaaatttaaaattaggaaAGAAAAAATCTGGACGATATAATATCGTAGTATCGATATCTTCTATCAAAAACATGAgagtaaaatgtttaaatgtattttatttatcgAGGAGGTTATATACCCGTAGATGCAAGCCATTGTGATcccaattaaatttttctttttcggaGACCTGATTAAAGTGTTAAATTTACGGGAAACTCTAAAACGTTACATTTTGTAACACCTTTTTACAAGAAGCAATATTTCAATTTAGTAATAATGAAGGCAAGTACAACTTcgaatcatttattttaaaataaataaataaaagtgaagaaaaagaaaacaaactgtaATCTTTTTttatacacaactacacaaatggatataaattaagaaagaaaatcttAACTATGATCGTACCGCACTGAAAATGCACCATAACGATTGTTCCAATGACGCTGGAGCAGTAAATTACCACACAGATATGGAATATATAGTATAGAAAAAGTGTTCGATTACGCAATCAAATACCAGTCTTGAATTTCAGTTCCTTTTGTTCTTTCTACAAATTTCGAAACGAATCTTTCTGTTTGTTCGGAAGAAAAATGATTCTTCCAATCACCTACGATTCCCTTGCGAATAAATTCTAACGATGGCGGATTTTCTGGAAGCTTCAGAGATTTCAAATATTCCTGCTGATATTTTTCGGCCTCTGTGATTTCCCCCGTTTTCGAATCCGATGTAATGAACGAACTTGGTGTCAGTTCATACAAGTGGGACATATTCTTCTTCATATAGTCAAATCCACTAAATTGCAAGATGTTGTTTAAAACAGCGTTGTCCTTCTCAATCGCATCAATGTACTCGGGACCAAGAAACTTGGCTAGATCCAGCACGATTTTCTTCGTGTCTTTTTTCATATCTTCATACTTAGCAAAAAACACTTGAGGATCATTCCGATGGGGATACAAGGACAGTAGGTGGTCGTAATAATCGTTGTACTCCACTTCTCCAGCCATGAATAGTTCGAAAAAATCGTCAAACGTTGCATCCCAAAAtccaaattttaatatatttctcGTGTGGTAAAATAAGGAAACGCAGCAGTCTCTTGGATCGCGCACCACAAATATGTATTTTGCATCGGGGGAATACGGCATTAGGTTATAAGGTAGGTGCGTTTTCATTGCTCCTGGTCTGGGCATGTTGTCAATGCCTTCTTTTCCT
This window of the Uloborus diversus isolate 005 chromosome 4, Udiv.v.3.1, whole genome shotgun sequence genome carries:
- the LOC129221621 gene encoding sulfotransferase ssu-1-like; protein product: MADVKKRPMYQIINGVRNPAFFSPKCFMEAMNYKPTSDDVFIVTYPKCGTTWMQVIALHIFRKGRELEDPKDFFRASPFIDKLGKEGIDNMPRPGAMKTHLPYNLMPYSPDAKYIFVVRDPRDCCVSLFYHTRNILKFGFWDATFDDFFELFMAGEVEYNDYYDHLLSLYPHRNDPQVFFAKYEDMKKDTKKIVLDLAKFLGPEYIDAIEKDNAVLNNILQFSGFDYMKKNMSHLYELTPSSFITSDSKTGEITEAEKYQQEYLKSLKLPENPPSLEFIRKGIVGDWKNHFSSEQTERFVSKFVERTKGTEIQDWYLIA